In Channa argus isolate prfri chromosome 15, Channa argus male v1.0, whole genome shotgun sequence, the DNA window TGGCGATTAtcattaaatataaagctaATTTCAaacttgtattttgtgtttgcacaggTTGTCTTAGTTTTATGTTAGATTCAGTTTTAGCTGTGTACAGTTGGGAATACAGCTCCAAACCTCTATCTCTCTTTAGCTTTTGTTTCCTCAGTCATTACTGTGGTGAGGCCCTATTTATACACACCGATCCACAGTGTAAAGAACTACTGTTTTTTCACATGCTATTCTTTGCAAAATTTAATCTCCAAATTGGCAGTACATTCCTTTTGTggttaattcaattcaattcaactttatttatatagcgccaattcacaacaaagtaatctcaagacactttacaaaCTTtagtcaaaactataaagatgtatagagagaatccaacaattcccccttgagcaagtcgtaggcaacagtggagaggaaaaactccctttgcTGTTGAAACCCtaaaattattctttaaattaaatgttggtCATTTCATAATTGTCTcagaaaaatatacaaaaatatttttttagctataaaatatacatattttagcTAGTAGtctgatattttgtttcattatttaactCATATGATGTCACCGTCAGTGCACTAAAACTTCTAAAAAGGAATGTTAACAAACTGGATTGTCCCTATGTGTTTGTTTAGCTTTCATTTAGACATAGTATCTCATTAGGTTTAGAGTTCACCCAGTTTTATTTCACTTAATCTTGATTATTTGGtaacaatttattattttgaaatccaGATCCTAATCTTACTTAACAtgatttttaaaactgcaaatcCATAATGTAACAAAAAAGTTCCAAAGTTTTTAACTTGACTTCCAGTGGATAAGCTGGGCCTCTTGGCAGCCGGCCGACATCACGGGTTGAAGTGTTTGTGGGAATGACTCAGTGTTATtattgtttcaaaatgtttatttagtttttgtttttatttcttctttaactTCAAATAATTGTATTGTTTAGTTTTGTGGAGACTAGTGTTAGCtgagtttcatttatttaaagaatcatagttttgattatattttagcctattcaaattgtatttatttttttctatttttttttttttttaaatttctaattttaaatgtgtattttcattcTACAAATTCTTAGTAAGAAAGGCCACATAAAATCATTGAGAACCTTATAAACTTTTTagccattttattttccaactaTTTGGAGTGTCTTGCAGGATCAAACTTggttattattacaaaatatgaTGAAGATGGtcagtgaaaacaataaaaccttttctttGTACTTCTGTCAGATAAGTAAAGGATCAATCAAATTAGGAAattacacatttctgtttatattgCATTTTAGAAGCGCTAACTGTTCTAGAAATGaggtttgtagaactttgacgGAGGGTAGGATGGTACATTCTTTTGAAGATGATTCTCACACGCATGctacaaaagaagaaaataatgtcttagtttttttgcctttgtgttttatgtcattttagTGATGTCAGAATCGCAGGCAGACCGCCGTCCTTCTGCCTCCTCCATCTCTTCCATCTCTTTGCTGGAGATAAAGGCGGAGACTCATTTGGTACTCCAAGCTTTCCTCCATCGGACCCTTTGTGTGCCCTTGAAAGAGAGGCCTGGCAGAATAGGAGGTACCTATAAAGATAAGAACAAGTACAGGTAAGAATATGTCAGAGTTATTAGTTCCAAAAGATGCAATTAGAATGAGTTCTATCAAGTAGGTTGAGCCTGAGTTAGAGTTTACTGTAAATGgagcacaaataaaacaatctgATAAGGGCAGTTACTCTGGTtgaattttaatgcaaacataCAAGGATTGTGACCATTATGACCATTGATTGTGAACATTTTGGAAGTGGGATCATCCTTATGTTTTTCGTGACTAATAAGAAAAGTCAGTCAGAACTTGAGATGCATTAAGATGTGTGGACTCATTGATGCCTACAGTATCTTACACTAGTCTACTTTGATGCTTTCCCATTCTAGCTCCAAGTCACGACAAAAAGCAACCAATGGCTGGGATTCACAGGCCGAGGATTTCAGTTCAGCAGATGAGAAGAAGATTGGATTGAAGGATTTATTAAAGCAGCTACCTCGTCGTAACACTGCACGTCGCTCTGCCAAAGACCCTAAAGGATCACTGGACAAAGACAGCAAGACAAAACCACCACATCTCAAACACCAAACAGAAGtaagaaaatattgtttttatttgccatCAAACCAATTAAAATAAGTCATGATATGTTTGTTAGTTTTAGATAAGATgccagtttttcctttttgtcccaCCTGAAAGCCCAGTCAAACCAGCAATTAGAACAGCAGAATTTCATAGTACGACAAATTGTTAATATTTGAGCTACTGTTAGTGGGTTTGCTAGCAGAGTTGAGAAAAAGTTAGCAGCAATTTGTGGAGCTTTACAGTTGATGAAATGTCTTAATCCTAACATTGGAGACTTTTGAGGAAACAAGGAGTTAGAGAGTACAAAGCAAAGAAAGCTAGTATGTATTCGCTACATATGTCACACACTGTTATTGCTGTCAGAGTAAAAACATGACAAACGTCACTTGTGATATAGGATTGGATACTACAAAAATATGTCTCTTggatcaataaaacattttgtctagTTATCAACTGAGCTAGATAATTTACGGGATGCCAGATAGCGTGTTGGAAAACTATGGCTTATCATGcaagtacagtatgtttctAGCTGGCAAGTTTTACTTTATCACTGCCTGATTGGATAATGTTccttaaatgtaatattatcaAAAGTAAGACCAATGCATAGATCATTATTGAACCTTTTCAGCACATTTATGCCCTGGGGGGTCTAAACATGGTTTTTGTGTCCAACAGTTAAAACTCTTGGGGGAActatcagatcacatttcagtgtgGAGTCAAAGAAAAGCTTAAAGGAGCTTTGATTTCTAGTTTAAGACAAAAGTATTCAACATGATGGGCATAAAATTAAAGGTTCTCAGATAGCTAGAAATAAGGCGGTATTGCAATCACCACAGCTTTTAGTTGAGCTCCATAACCTGTACCCACAGGATGATGTTGTGTCCCCCTCGTCTGCATCAGAAGATGAAGACAGtgagaagaaacaaaagaagctTAACCAAAAAAAGATTAGAAAGAAACTCTCCAGGTTCTTCAAGTTAAggatagagaaagaaaaggacaaagaggGGGATGGATCTCATTCACAGAGGCCAAACACATTGCaattctccaaaaaaggacatcCGACGTCGTCTATTGCTTCTCCCAGTAAGTTCCATCACACTGGAAATCATAgtggttaaaataaatttaaagctCTAATCTTAGGTTCTTATGGTGATGTGTTGTATGTTGATCTAGATCACCCTCCCGAGTTCTATAATGAGGTAGCTGAAAAGCTGGAGAAGATTGCCCAAAAGTCCACCAATAAAAAGAAACCCAGTCCTTCAGCTCAGCATCCTCCACCTggtaatcacacacacaaaacacacacagcccatGTTTAAGTtggtataaaaaatatttaatcagtccgtgtgtgtgtgtgtgtgtgtgtgtctcagctcAGCATCCTCCACCTGGTaatcacatacacaaaacacacacacagcccatgTTTAAGTtggtataaaaaatatttaatcagtgtgtgtgtgtgtgtgtgtgtgtgtgtgtcagcatccTCCACTTGGtaatcacacacacgcacaaacaaacacacacaacgtCATGTTTAagttgttattaaaaaaaaaaggctggctGTTTTAAGttggcataaaaaaacataatcagtCCATCCAGGATCGTGCAATGTTGGTTAACTAACTGTAGCTAGTCAGTgtagtgaagtgtgtgtgtgtgtgtgttttcttactaGTTTACTATTTAAATCAGACGTTCCCTTTAATTTTTAGAATGAGTTATATCACAAAAATTtggaaaaactattttgtaaCTGCTTCTACAATTTCAATTGTAAAAAAGCTACAATTTGGGCTGCAAACAAGCTGGAAAATCTTGGAGGCACAATGTGTTTTAGACAGAAATGCACCTGTCTTAAATGACAAGCGCTGCAGCAgatatgatgatttttttttttgtttcataccACTCCTCAT includes these proteins:
- the bcl2l12 gene encoding DNA ligase 1 isoform X1, whose product is MMSESQADRRPSASSISSISLLEIKAETHLVLQAFLHRTLCVPLKERPGRIGGTYKDKNKYSSKSRQKATNGWDSQAEDFSSADEKKIGLKDLLKQLPRRNTARRSAKDPKGSLDKDSKTKPPHLKHQTEDDVVSPSSASEDEDSEKKQKKLNQKKIRKKLSRFFKLRIEKEKDKEGDGSHSQRPNTLQFSKKGHPTSSIASPNHPPEFYNEVAEKLEKIAQKSTNKKKPSPSAQHPPPAVLDKETVVQQLVQVLSLEGDSMDIKIQSNPILRSSITRLSYGSFAKLLDTFSSSQVSETPALRPPASPTLQRMAVSMEVSRRIVTATGTQRIQGYAECYMETFVPWVKSHGGWENLVHLEETAECD
- the bcl2l12 gene encoding titin homolog isoform X3; this translates as MMSESQADRRPSASSISSISLLEIKAETHLVLQAFLHRTLCVPLKERPGRIGGTYKDKNKYSSKSRQKATNGWDSQAEDFSSADEKKIGLKDLLKQLPRRNTARRSAKDPKGSLDKDSKTKPPHLKHQTEDDVVSPSSASEDEDSEKKQKKLNQKKIRKKLSRFFKLRIEKEKDKEGDGSHSQRPNTLQFSKKGHPTSSIASPNHPPEFYNEVAEKLEKIAQKSTNKKKPSPSAQHPPPVLDKETVVQQLVQVLSLEGDSMDIKIQSNPILRSSITRLSYGSFAKLLDTFSSSQVSETPALRPPASPTLQRMAVSMEVSRRIVTATGTQRIQGYAECYMETFVPWVKSHGGWENLVHLEETAECD
- the bcl2l12 gene encoding DNA ligase 1 isoform X2; amino-acid sequence: MSESQADRRPSASSISSISLLEIKAETHLVLQAFLHRTLCVPLKERPGRIGGTYKDKNKYSSKSRQKATNGWDSQAEDFSSADEKKIGLKDLLKQLPRRNTARRSAKDPKGSLDKDSKTKPPHLKHQTEDDVVSPSSASEDEDSEKKQKKLNQKKIRKKLSRFFKLRIEKEKDKEGDGSHSQRPNTLQFSKKGHPTSSIASPNHPPEFYNEVAEKLEKIAQKSTNKKKPSPSAQHPPPAVLDKETVVQQLVQVLSLEGDSMDIKIQSNPILRSSITRLSYGSFAKLLDTFSSSQVSETPALRPPASPTLQRMAVSMEVSRRIVTATGTQRIQGYAECYMETFVPWVKSHGGWENLVHLEETAECD